A portion of the Synergistaceae bacterium genome contains these proteins:
- a CDS encoding metallophosphoesterase: MTTLHLPKNLPAPTYEEIRSCPIRSRIDDLTIRAGLNPPPVDGRDMILHISDTPSIMFPYLRRAIRRLRPAWVVHTGDLVDDVKLEQRPGMIGLYRKKLSALLNFFAEESCGVILITGNHDHLPTILEMTDDSSVQVWSRPGLFCIGRFCFRAGHTYEDVVTNCSEYNLYGHSLEHLTFIDDCGRFFLNGLEEMHLIHMETGDVIPVKYPPGTNDARLERKRISL, encoded by the coding sequence ATGACGACTCTGCATCTGCCCAAGAACCTTCCTGCGCCGACTTATGAGGAGATCCGAAGCTGCCCGATACGTAGCAGGATAGATGACCTGACTATTCGGGCCGGCCTTAATCCTCCTCCTGTTGACGGCAGGGATATGATACTTCATATCTCGGACACCCCATCCATTATGTTCCCTTATCTTCGCAGGGCGATCCGTCGCCTGCGTCCGGCATGGGTAGTGCACACCGGCGACCTTGTTGATGATGTAAAACTTGAACAAAGACCCGGAATGATAGGTCTTTACCGTAAAAAGCTTTCTGCGCTTCTTAATTTTTTTGCCGAAGAGAGTTGCGGTGTAATTCTGATTACGGGAAACCACGATCATCTGCCTACGATACTGGAAATGACCGATGACTCTTCCGTTCAAGTGTGGAGCAGGCCCGGACTATTCTGCATCGGCAGGTTTTGCTTCCGGGCCGGGCACACCTATGAGGATGTCGTCACTAATTGCAGTGAATATAATTTATACGGACACAGTCTCGAGCATCTTACCTTTATAGATGATTGCGGACGCTTCTTTCTGAACGGCCTCGAGGAGATGCACCTGATCCACATGGAGACCGGCGATGTAATTCCCGTTAAATATCCGCCCGGCACCAATGACGCCCGTCTTGAACGCAAGCGCATATCACTTTGA